The following proteins are co-located in the Larimichthys crocea isolate SSNF chromosome XXIV, L_crocea_2.0, whole genome shotgun sequence genome:
- the tbpl2 gene encoding TATA box-binding protein-like 2 produces MDESALERYFDDSIANDSSFPLGEGLGLQSPAHTPHDPTLSQQDQSSREPGDELDLSFLPDELSTQEEPSRQHNTAESQATALDVSQDSGICLDYSSQDSTPAVSVDPQQSSSMLGLGTGASPFCPMTLMTPMTPMTPVTERSGIIPQLQNIVSTVNLGCPLDLKFIALQARNAEYNPKRFAAVIMRIREPRTTALIFSSGKMVCTGAKSEEQSRLAARKYARVVQKLGFPARFLDFKIQNMVASCDVCFPIRLEGLVLTHQQFSSYEPELFPASSYRMVEASDSSAHISCLREKWVLTGDEQ; encoded by the exons ATGGATGAGTCAGCGTTGGAGCGTTACTTTGATGACTCCATTGCAAAT GACTCCAGCTTCCCTTTGGGGGAGGGGCTTGGGCTCCAGAGCCCTGCCCACACCCCACATGACCCCACCCTCTCTCAACAGGACCAGTCCAGCAGAGAACCGGGGGACGAGCTCGACCTCAGCTTCCTGCCTGATGAGCTCAGCACACAGGAAGAGCCCAGTCGCCAACACAACACAG CTGAGAGTCAGGCCACAGCTCTGGACGTGTCTCAGGACAGTGGCATCTGTCTGGACTACAGCTCCCAGGATTCCACACCAGCAGTATCAGTTGACCCCCAGCAAAGTTCATCCATGTTGGGGCTGGGAACAGGTGCTTCCCCCTTCTGTCCCATGACCCTCATGACCCCCATGACCCCCATGACCCCCGTGACTGAGAGATCAGGAATCATCCCACAGTTACA gaataTTGTGTCCACGGTGAACCTCGGCTGTCCTCTGGATCTGAAGTTTATCGCTCTCCAAGCCAGAAATGCTGAGTACAACCCAAAG CGTTTTGCAGCGGTCATCATGAGAATCCGTGAGCCAAGAACCACGGCACTGATCTTCAGCTCAGGGAAGATGGTCTGTACTGGAGCCAAGAg TGAGGAGCAGTCACGGCTGGCTGCGAGGAAGTATGCTCGGGTGGTGCAGAAGCTTGGCTTCCCCGCCCGCTTCTTGGACTTTAAGATCCAGAACATGGTGGCGAGCTGCGACGTCTGCTTCCCCATCAGACTGGAAGGACTGGTCCTGACACACCAACAGTTCAGCAG TTATGAACCCGAGCTGTTTCCGGCCTCATCTTACCGCATGGTTGAAGCCTCGGACTCGTCTGCTCATATTTCGTGTCTGAGAGAAAAGTGGGTTCTGACCGGTGATGAACAATGA